AGCGCTTCCACATAGCCCCGCAGATTCGCCAGCGGAGTCCGCAGTTCATGGGCGATGTCCCCGGTGAGCCGCCGCTGCCGCTCCTCGGCCCCCTGGATGGAACCGGCCATCCGGTTGAACGCGCGGCCGAGTTCCGCGATCTCGTCCCGCCCGGTGACGGGCACCCGTCGCGCGAGGTCGCCCTCGCCGAGTGAGCGGGTGGCGACGGTCAGCGCGCGGACGGGCCGCAGCACGGCCCGGCTCAGCAGCAGCGCGGCGAGGGCGACCGCGAGGGCGACACCCGCCGCGACACCGACGGTGGGTGCGGCGGCGAGGGCGGGCGGGGACTCGTCCCGTACCCCGAGGTGGACTTCGAGCCGGGGCGGGGTGACGCCCCGGGTCCGTTCGCGGAACGCCCGCTGGAGGCAGGCCGGGGCCCGCTCCCGGCTCTCGTCCTCGCAGCGCCGCACGGCCAGCAGGTCGGCCTGCGGCGGCCGTCCCTTCGGCACGTCCCGCCGGCAGTCGGCGGGCCGGAGATCCGTGCTGACCAGGGGGATACCGGAGCCGTCGGGGCGGGCGGTGACCACGGCGCCCGCCCGGGTGAGGCACGCCGCGTACACCGCGGTGGCCCGGTAGTCGCGGATCGCGACCACGGTGGGTTTCAGCCAGCCCGCCGGGGCCCCCTCGGCGGGCATCCGCAGCCGGGGCAGCGGGTCCACGAGGACGGGCGGCTGACCGCTCCCGGGGCGCGGGGCCCGTCCGGCGAGGACGTCCGAGTCGGCGACGAGGTCATCACCCGCGGCGATGACCCGGATGCGCTGGCCCGTCTCCCGGGACAGCTCGTCCACCACCGCGGGGACCCGTTCCCAGGTGCCGTGGGCGTAGCCGTACTCCCGGAGCCGGTCGGTGATCCGGGCGGTCTCCTCCCGCCCGGCGGTGACGGTCCGCTCGACCGCGCCGGTGGCCTGCCGCCAGGTCAGCCACGCGGTGGCGGCGGTCGCGGCGACGGCCACGAACACCAGCACTCCGATGACCCGGAGCCGGAAGGTCACCGGACCCCGGCCCCGCCGCCGGGGGCCCGGTCGCCGGAGAGCCGGTAGCCCCGGCCGTAGACGGTCTCGACCACCCGCGGCCGTCGGCCGTCGGCCTCCAGTTTCCGCCGCAGATTCATGACATGCGCGTCCACGGTCCGTTCCAGGACGTTCTGGTCGAACCCGAAGACGCGGTCGATGATCTGCCCCCGGGTGAACACCCGCCCGGGTTCCTCGGCGAGGAGCTGAAGGATGGCGAACTCCTTGCCGGTGAGCACCACGGGCTCCCCGCCCGCGCGCACCTCGTACCTGGCCGGGTCGATCTCCAGCTCCCCGACCGCGAGGACCCCGGCCCCGGCGCTCACGGCCGCCGCCCGCGCCCGGCGCAGCAGCGCCCGTACCCGCGCGGCCAGCTCCCGGGGGCTGTACGGCTTGGTCATGTAGTCGTCGGCGCCGAGGTCGAGCCCGAGGAGCATGTCCTCCTCGGTGGTGCGGGCGGTGAGCAGCAGAATCGGTATCTGGGACTCCGTCCGCAGCACTCGGCACACGTCCAAGCCGTCCACGTGGGGCATCATCACGTCCAGCACGATGAGATCGGGCCGGGTGGCCCGGGCCCGGTCGATGGCGGAGCGCCCGTCGGAGACGATCTGGACCTCGTTGCCCTCGCGTTCGAGATAGATCCGGATCAGCCGCGCCTGTTTGACGTCGTCCTCGGCGACCAGGATGCGCGGACTCAACGGGACCCCCTCGGCAGCGGACGACGGCGAACGGCCGTGAACGGCGGTGAACGGCGGTGAATCGCCGGGCTGTTGCCGGTGACTCTACGACCCGTGCCGACCCGTGGGCGGTGTTATCGCGTGGAGAAGTCCGGGGTGCCGAGGGCTGTTCGCGGGGTCAGCAGGGCCAGAGGGCGCCGCCGTCGGGCAGCAGATGGTCGGGTACCCAGCCCGCCCGCGGTGGTGCGAGAACACGCAGGAACGTCCAGCTCACGCCGGATCGGTCCCTGGTGTAGCAGTGGTGGTTCACCTGGTACCGGGACGGCAGCGGAATCCCGTAGATGACGCAGTCCGTGCTGGTCCCGCCGTAGAGCCGGAGCGGGCCGGACCTCTCCGTCCAGCGCGCACCGTCCCGGTCCGGCGGCGCCGGAGCCCCGCACGGCACGTCCGCCACGGGGGCCGGGCCCACCGCGGCGGGCCTTTCCGCCGCCGATGCCGTGGCGGAGAGGCCCAGCGAAGCGGCCAGGGCGAGCGCCGCCGCCACCGGCGCTGTCCGTCGTTGTCTCATGTCGCCTCCTGCGGATGCCGAGGGGGGCGCCGAACGGGGATTTCCGGCGCCCCCGGTGATCAGGTTTCACTCAGCCGACGTACACGGGAGCACGGAGCTCCCGGGCTCAGAGATTGCAGGGCTCGAAGCTCCCGCCGTCGCTCAGCAGATCGTCGCGAATCCAGCCCTGGACACCCGTGGTGTCGTTGCGGACGAAGGTCCAGGAGTGGGTCGATCCGCCGGTGAAGCAGTGGTAGTCGAGGACGTGGCCGCTGTAGGCGATGCCCTTGCTGGCACAGCTCGTGCTGGAGCCGCTGCGCATATGGGCCCCGTCAGCGGTGCGCCCCCAGGAGCTGCCGTCGCGGTCGGCGACATTGGTGCCGCACGGCGCGGCGGCGATCCCCGTGGTGGAGGCCGCCGGGGCGGCGGTGGCCGGGGCGGCGAGTCCGACCGGGGCGATCAGGGCGACGGCCGCGACGGCGGGCAGGAGAGTTGCGTAACGACGCTTCATCGTTTCTTTCCCCCATGGTGATGATGGATGGGCACCGATTCCGCGCAGGGCTATTCCGCCCGGAGCCACGGAACGAGTGGTGTCACCGCTTCCCGAAGTGGCGCGGCGACAAGGAATACGGTGCCTGCCGACCGACCCGAAGAAAAGGACTTTTGTTCGACTCCGGCGCGCCACCGACTTCACGGGTTCTTCATCACCCGGCAGGGAATATTGCGTTCCATCCCCCTGCCGCCCTCTGGGGAACCCACGCTGACCTGCGCTATCGCGGAGTGATACGCCAACGGAACACGCGTCGCTGCCGCCTTGTGCGCACCCGTCGCCATCACGCCGTCCATCACCCGACAAGAATTGATCATTTCACTGCTCCGGCGCCGGGATTACTCCAGGGCGTCCGCGATGATCTCTGCCAGATGCCGGGCCCTGACCCCGGCCAGGTGCGCGAGCTGAGTACGGCAGGAGTACCCGTCGGCGAGGAATTCCGTGCCCGGCTCGGCCGAGCGGACCGAGGGAAGGAGTTGTTCCTCCGCGCAGGCCGCCGAGATCCCGAAATGACCTTTCTCAAAACCGAAGTTGCCCGCGAGACCGCAGCAGCCGCCGCTGAGTCCGCCTTGCAGACCGGCCCGTTCACGCAGTCGGCGTTCGGCGGCGTCACCGAGGACGGCGTGCTGATGGCAGTGGGTCTGACCGGCGATCACGCGGTCCAGCCGGGGCGGGGTCCAGTCCGGTGCCGACTCCTCCAGGGTCGCGGCGAAGGTCCGCACCGCGCCCGCGAGCCGGGCCGCGCGCGGGTCGTCGCCCAGCAGCTCGGGCAGATCCGAGCGGAGCGCCGCCGCGCAGCTCGGCTCCAGCACGGTCACGGTGAGTCCGTCGTGGGCGAGCCAGGGCTCCATGGTGTCCAGGGTCCGGCGCAGCACCCGGCGGGCCCGGTCGAGCTGCCCGGTCGAGAGGTACGTCAGCCCGCAGCAGACCCGGCCCCGGGGCAGCACGGGCCGCAGTCCGGCCGTCCGCAGCACCCGCAGGGCCGCGTGGCCCGCCTCCGGGGCCAGGTACTCGGTGAAGGTGTCCGGCCACAGCACCACCGGAGCGCCCCCGCCCGGCGGCGGAGCACCCTGTTCCGGAAGCGGCAGGACCTCACCGGGAAGGCCCTCACCAGGGAGCCCCCCGCCCGGAAGACTCCCGTCCGGAACGCCCCCGCCCAGGCGCTCCGCGTCCGCCACCCCGTCATCGGCTTCCGCGCCCCGCCGGAACGTGACCCGCGCCAGCGGCGGAAGCGGACGCTCCGGAGTGAGTCCGGCCGCCCGCAGCACCAGCGAGGCGGGCCGCCGGGCCCGCCCCAGCGCGTTCAGCGCCCCCGCGAACGGCGAGGCGAGCCGCAGCCACTGCGGCAGCCGCCCCAGCGCGTAGTGGGCCCGGGGCCGCAGCCGCCCCGCGTAGTGGTGGTGCAGGAACTCCGCCTTGTACGTGGCCATGTCGACGCCGACGGGGCAGTCGCTGCGGCACCCCTTGCAGGCCAGACAGAGATCGAGCGCGTCCCGTACCTCCCGCGAGCGCCAGCCGTCCCGCACCAGCTCCCCCGCCAGCATCTCGTGCAACAGCCGTGCCCGGCCCCGGGTGGAGTGGGCCTCCTCCCCCGTGACCCGGTACGAGGGGCACATCACCGAGGACGGACCGGGCTCCTCCGTACGGCACTTGGCGACGCCGACACAGCGCCGCACCGCGCCCGCGAAGTCGCCGCCGTCCTCGGGATAGCCGAAGACGACGTCGACGGGTTCGCGCGGCAGCACGGCGAAGCGCAGATTCTCGTCGAGCCGGTGCGGACGGACCAGTATCCCCGGGTTGAGTCCGCCGTCCGGGTCCCACAGATCCTTGAACCGGCCGAAGAGTCCGACCAGTTCGTCCCCGTACATCCTCGGCAGCAGCTCGGCGCGGGCCTGTCCGTCGCCGTGCTCGCCGGAGAGGGAGCCGCCGTGGGCGACGACGAGCGCCGCGACCTCCTCCGAGAAGGCCCGGAAGCGGCGCACCCCGGCCTCGCTGACGAGGTCGAAGTCGATCCGGACATGGACACAGCCGTCCCCGAAGTGCCCGAACGGCGTCCCCCGCAGCCCGTGCGCGGTCAGCAGTCCCCGGAAGTCCCGCAGATAGGCGCCGAGCCGGGCGGGCGGCACCGCGCAGTCCTCCCAGCCGGGCCACGCCTCGGCCCCGTCCCGGGTGCGGGTGGCGGTCCCCGCCGCGTCCTCACGGACGCGCCACAGGGCCCGGGTCCCGGCCGGGTCGTCCACGACGGTGCCGTCCAGTGCCCCGCCCGCACGCACGACCGCACGGGCCCGGGAGCGGGCCTCGGCGGGCGTGGCGCCGCCGGTCTCGACGAAGAGCCAGGCCCGGCCGCGCGGCAGCCCCCCGTGCCCGCCGGGGACGAGGTCGTCGGCCATGCCCTCGACGGTGAGCGGGCCCAGCGGCAGCAGCCCGGCCGCGGCGTCGGCGGCGTCGGACTCGTCCGCGTATCCGAGGACGGCGAGCGCCCGCGCGGCGGGGGCCTCCACCAGCGAGACGGTGGCCTCGGTGAGGACGGCGAGGGTGCCCTCGCTGCCGCAGTAGGCGCGGGCCGGGTCGGGCCCGTTCTCGGGGAGCAGCGCGTCCAGGGCGTAGCCGGAGATGCGGCGGGGCAGCCCTGGCGGGTAGCCGGTGCGCAGGGCGGCGAGGTGTCCTTCGACCAGCTCCCGCACGCCGGGCGGACCGCCCCCGGTGTCCCGTTCCCGGCCCTGGCCGGAAGCGCCCCGGGCGGGGGTGCCCCGGCCGGAGGCGTCCCGGGCCGGGGCCCGTTCCAGCCGGTGGACGGCGCCCCGGTAGGTGACCACGGAGAGCGAGCGGACGTTGTCGGCGGTGGTTCCCCAGGCCACGGAGTGCGCGCCGCAGGCGTTGTTGCCGATCATGCCGCCGAGGGTGCAGCGGGAGTGGGTGGAAGGATCGGGTCCGAAGACGAGTCCATGGGGGCGAGCGGCCCGCTGGAGGGTGTCCAGGACGGCCCCGGGCTGGACCACGGCGGTCCGGGTTTCGGGGTCCACGTCAACCACGGCGTTCATATGGCGGGTGAAGTCGAGCACGACACCCGTACCAGTGGCCTGGCCCGCGATGGACGTACCCCCGCCGCGCGGCACGACGGGCACACCGTACCGACGGCAGACCTCCAGGGCCGCCGCCACGTCCTCCGCGTCGCGCGGGGCGACCACCCCGACCGGCACCCGCCGGTAGTTGGACGCGTCCATCGTGGTCAGGGCTCGGGCGGTGACGGAGAAGTCGGCGTCGCCCCGGATCGCGCGCGCGAACGCGGCCGGGAGCCCCGCCGTTCCGGCCCGCTGAGGATGATCGGACATGGGTGTCAGCATGCCCCGCACCGGGTCCCTTACGTCGGGTCAACACGGCCGCCGTGATCCTGGTTCCCGTACGACCCTTGGCAAAGCGCGGGTGCGGCGCCCAAAGTGATCGCCAACTCTCCTATAGTGACGAACACTTGATCAGGAACATGCGGCTCCAGTTATGCCCCCGCCACCCCTGGAAGGCAACACTCGATGACCGGCACCGCCCACCAGCGATGACCCGCGACACGCGAGCGGCCCCCGCGGCCGAGCACTGCCCGGTACCTCCCGGGCTGACGGACAGCGCCCTGAAGATCGCCGTCGTGGGCGGCTTCGGGGTCGGCAAGACGACGATGGTGCGCTCCGTCAGTGAGATACGGCCTCTGCACACCGAGGAGGTCATGAGCCGCGCGGGTCGCCGGGTGGACGACATCAGCAGGGTCTCCACCAAGAACGCCACCACGGTCGCCTTCGACTTCGGCCGGATCACGATCGACGACCGGAACATCCTGTATCTCTTCGGCGCGCCGGGGCAGGAGCGGTTCTGGTTCCTGTGGGAGCGGCTGCTGTCGGGGACGCTCGGCGCGGTGGTCCTCGTGGACACCCGGCGGCTGACGGACGCCTGGTACGCGCTGGACCGGCTGGAGCAGCAGGGGATGCCGTTCATCGTCGCCGTGAACGACTTCGGCGGACCGCTCCACAGCGACGAGCACATCCGGCAGGCGCTGGCACTGGGGCCGGAGGTGCCGCTGGTGGAATTCGACGCGCGGGACCACTCGTCCAGCAAGTTCGTGCTGATCGCGCTGGTGGAGCATCTGCACACGCTGGCGCTGCACCAGAAGGGCTGAGCGGGGCGCCGGGGCCGGTCCACGGAGCGTGCCTCCGTAGACCGGCCTCCGCCCACGCGTCATCCGTGCACGCGTCATCCGCCGACGCGTCATCCGTGGACCCGGCCTCCGCCGACGCGTCATCCGTGGACCGGGCGTCTCAGCCGACGGACCGCGTGACCGCGTTCCCCGGGCACCGGATACGCTCCCGTTCGTGGCTGATATCCAGATTCCCGCTGACATCAAGCCCGCCGACGGCCGTTTCGGCGCGGGCCCCTCCAAGGTGCGGACGGAGGCGCTGGACGCCCTCGCCGCCACCGGCTCATCCCTCCTGGGCACCTCCCACCGCCAGGCCCCGGTCAAGAACCTGGTCGGAGAGGTCCGTACCGGTGTACGGGAGCTGTTCTCGCTCCCCGAGGGGTACGAGGTGATCCTCGGCAACGGCGGCTCCACGGCCTTCTGGGACATCGCGACCCACGGCCTGATCGAGAACAAGTCCCAGCATCTGTCGTTCGGCGAGTTCTCCTCCAAGTTCGCGAAGGCCGCGAAGCTGGCCCCGTGGCTGGCCGACCCCACCGTCGTCGCCTCCGACCCGGGCACCCACCCGGAGCCGGTCGCCGAGGCGGGCGTCGATGTCTACGCGCTGACCCACAACGAGACCTCGACCGGTGTCGCCGCCCCGATCCGCCGGGTCGCGGGCGCCGACGAGGGCGCGCTGGTGCTGGTGGACGCGACCTCCGGCGCGGGCGGGCTGCCCGTGGACATCACCGAGAGCGATGTCTACTACTTCGCCCCGCAGAAGTCCTTCGCGGCGGACGGCGGCCTCTGGATCGGCGTCTTCTCCCCGGCGGCGCTGGAGCGGGCGGCCCGGATCCACGCCTCGGGCCGGCACATCCCCGAGTTCTTCAGCCTGCCGACCGCGATCGACAACTCCCTGAAGAACCAGACCTACAACACCCCCGCGCTCGCGACCCTCTTCCTCCTCAACGAGCAGCTGAAGTGGATCAACGGCCAGGGCGGTCTGGACTGGGCCGTCGAGCGCACCGCCGCCTCGGCGCGCGCGCTGTACGGCTGGGCCGAGGAGTCCAAGTACGCGACCCCGTTCGTCACCGACCCGGCGAAGCGCTCCCAGGTCATCGGCACGATCGACTTCGAGAGCGACATCGACGCCGCCGCGATCGCCAAGACCCTCCGCGCCAACGGCATCGTCGACACCGACCCCTACCGCAAGCTGGGCCGCAACCAGCTCCGCGTCGCGATGTTCCCGGCCGTCGACCCGGCGGACGTGCAGGCGCTGACGGCGTGCGTGGACTACATCATCGAGCGGCTGTGAACATCCCCCTGACAGGGCTGTGACCTGCTGAAACGAGACGAGAACGAGGGCCCCCGCGGACGCTGCCGCGAGGGCCCTCACTCGTACGGGTGATCGATCGGTTACGGGACACGGCCAGGCCCATCGGCCTACCATGATGGTCTCGACAACAGCCCTCAGGAGGCCCCTATGTCTGCAGCAGCAGTCGAGTACCCCTGTGACGGCGAACCGCAGGAAACGCTGCTCGAACTGGCAGACCGCCTGAGCGAGCGGCTTCCCGGATACCGCGTCGAGATCATCGGAGGCAGCGTCACCGTGGCCCCACCAGCCGATGGAAAGCACAGCGTGGCTCTCACCCGCCTGACGCTCCTGCTCGGAGCGGCAGGGCTGGTGAGCGAGGAAAGTGAGGTCGTCCAAGCCATCGGGCTCTGGCTCCCGACCGGCATAGACGACTTCGCCATCCCCGATCTCGCCGTGGTGGACGCCGATTTCGTCGAGCACCACATCAAGTACAACTGCTACGACCCCGCCGTCTTCCGCCTCGTCCTGGAGGTCACGTCCAGCAACTACCAGATGGACCTCAAGCAGAAGGTCAACGCCTACGCCGAGGCCGGAGTCCCGGTCTATGTGATCGTCGACCGCAAGCACCAGCGGCTGCATGTGCTGACCGGCCCGGAAGCGGGCGACTACACCCACCACCAGGTGCACGCCCCCGGTGAGCACGTCACGCTCCCCGACTCGATCGGCGCCGAGGTCAAGCTGGATGTCGAGGCCGTGCTGAAGGCGGCGGGGCGCAGGCAGGACTGAGCCGACCGGGGCCCGGGACACGCGTCCGAGGCCCCTCACAGGGCTCAGTGGCTCAGCGGCTCAGCCGCTGGAAGC
The nucleotide sequence above comes from Streptomyces clavuligerus. Encoded proteins:
- a CDS encoding sensor histidine kinase, translated to MTFRLRVIGVLVFVAVAATAATAWLTWRQATGAVERTVTAGREETARITDRLREYGYAHGTWERVPAVVDELSRETGQRIRVIAAGDDLVADSDVLAGRAPRPGSGQPPVLVDPLPRLRMPAEGAPAGWLKPTVVAIRDYRATAVYAACLTRAGAVVTARPDGSGIPLVSTDLRPADCRRDVPKGRPPQADLLAVRRCEDESRERAPACLQRAFRERTRGVTPPRLEVHLGVRDESPPALAAAPTVGVAAGVALAVALAALLLSRAVLRPVRALTVATRSLGEGDLARRVPVTGRDEIAELGRAFNRMAGSIQGAEERQRRLTGDIAHELRTPLANLRGYVEALQDGYVEPTPELLDSLHEEVMLQQRIVDDLQDLALAEAGALTYHRVDVDLRELLETCRTAHHARAEAATVTLTTAPPATPVLVHADPDRLRQVVGNLLTNAIRATPPGGTVTLALVPHGELAIIHVHDTGTGISEDALPHLFDRFWRADAARGRQTGGSGLGLAIVRQIVRDHGGTVGVESTVGVGTTFTVTLALGWAGGAPSVGA
- a CDS encoding response regulator transcription factor, whose amino-acid sequence is MSPRILVAEDDVKQARLIRIYLEREGNEVQIVSDGRSAIDRARATRPDLIVLDVMMPHVDGLDVCRVLRTESQIPILLLTARTTEEDMLLGLDLGADDYMTKPYSPRELAARVRALLRRARAAAVSAGAGVLAVGELEIDPARYEVRAGGEPVVLTGKEFAILQLLAEEPGRVFTRGQIIDRVFGFDQNVLERTVDAHVMNLRRKLEADGRRPRVVETVYGRGYRLSGDRAPGGGAGVR
- a CDS encoding GTP-binding protein → MTRDTRAAPAAEHCPVPPGLTDSALKIAVVGGFGVGKTTMVRSVSEIRPLHTEEVMSRAGRRVDDISRVSTKNATTVAFDFGRITIDDRNILYLFGAPGQERFWFLWERLLSGTLGAVVLVDTRRLTDAWYALDRLEQQGMPFIVAVNDFGGPLHSDEHIRQALALGPEVPLVEFDARDHSSSKFVLIALVEHLHTLALHQKG
- a CDS encoding Uma2 family endonuclease: MSAAAVEYPCDGEPQETLLELADRLSERLPGYRVEIIGGSVTVAPPADGKHSVALTRLTLLLGAAGLVSEESEVVQAIGLWLPTGIDDFAIPDLAVVDADFVEHHIKYNCYDPAVFRLVLEVTSSNYQMDLKQKVNAYAEAGVPVYVIVDRKHQRLHVLTGPEAGDYTHHQVHAPGEHVTLPDSIGAEVKLDVEAVLKAAGRRQD
- a CDS encoding FAD-binding and (Fe-S)-binding domain-containing protein, which encodes MLTPMSDHPQRAGTAGLPAAFARAIRGDADFSVTARALTTMDASNYRRVPVGVVAPRDAEDVAAALEVCRRYGVPVVPRGGGTSIAGQATGTGVVLDFTRHMNAVVDVDPETRTAVVQPGAVLDTLQRAARPHGLVFGPDPSTHSRCTLGGMIGNNACGAHSVAWGTTADNVRSLSVVTYRGAVHRLERAPARDASGRGTPARGASGQGRERDTGGGPPGVRELVEGHLAALRTGYPPGLPRRISGYALDALLPENGPDPARAYCGSEGTLAVLTEATVSLVEAPAARALAVLGYADESDAADAAAGLLPLGPLTVEGMADDLVPGGHGGLPRGRAWLFVETGGATPAEARSRARAVVRAGGALDGTVVDDPAGTRALWRVREDAAGTATRTRDGAEAWPGWEDCAVPPARLGAYLRDFRGLLTAHGLRGTPFGHFGDGCVHVRIDFDLVSEAGVRRFRAFSEEVAALVVAHGGSLSGEHGDGQARAELLPRMYGDELVGLFGRFKDLWDPDGGLNPGILVRPHRLDENLRFAVLPREPVDVVFGYPEDGGDFAGAVRRCVGVAKCRTEEPGPSSVMCPSYRVTGEEAHSTRGRARLLHEMLAGELVRDGWRSREVRDALDLCLACKGCRSDCPVGVDMATYKAEFLHHHYAGRLRPRAHYALGRLPQWLRLASPFAGALNALGRARRPASLVLRAAGLTPERPLPPLARVTFRRGAEADDGVADAERLGGGVPDGSLPGGGLPGEGLPGEVLPLPEQGAPPPGGGAPVVLWPDTFTEYLAPEAGHAALRVLRTAGLRPVLPRGRVCCGLTYLSTGQLDRARRVLRRTLDTMEPWLAHDGLTVTVLEPSCAAALRSDLPELLGDDPRAARLAGAVRTFAATLEESAPDWTPPRLDRVIAGQTHCHQHAVLGDAAERRLRERAGLQGGLSGGCCGLAGNFGFEKGHFGISAACAEEQLLPSVRSAEPGTEFLADGYSCRTQLAHLAGVRARHLAEIIADALE
- the serC gene encoding phosphoserine transaminase is translated as MADIQIPADIKPADGRFGAGPSKVRTEALDALAATGSSLLGTSHRQAPVKNLVGEVRTGVRELFSLPEGYEVILGNGGSTAFWDIATHGLIENKSQHLSFGEFSSKFAKAAKLAPWLADPTVVASDPGTHPEPVAEAGVDVYALTHNETSTGVAAPIRRVAGADEGALVLVDATSGAGGLPVDITESDVYYFAPQKSFAADGGLWIGVFSPAALERAARIHASGRHIPEFFSLPTAIDNSLKNQTYNTPALATLFLLNEQLKWINGQGGLDWAVERTAASARALYGWAEESKYATPFVTDPAKRSQVIGTIDFESDIDAAAIAKTLRANGIVDTDPYRKLGRNQLRVAMFPAVDPADVQALTACVDYIIERL